The Flammeovirgaceae bacterium genome contains a region encoding:
- a CDS encoding ATP-binding protein, which produces MMAKKMAEHYNTQWVPEVARELITTNTFNREDIINIGRAQTERIFQKARKANKLLFCDTDLITTQIYSRHYLGVVPPVLYELEKMVEYDRYFLFDVDVPWVSDGLRDIGEQSRRQQMIEIFKSELDRRRIGYVLVQGDWEERESIIHREVQNLIRNTNQ; this is translated from the coding sequence ATGATGGCCAAAAAAATGGCCGAACACTACAATACCCAGTGGGTGCCTGAGGTAGCACGCGAGTTAATCACAACCAACACATTTAACCGTGAGGACATCATCAACATTGGCCGGGCACAAACCGAACGGATTTTTCAGAAAGCCCGCAAGGCAAACAAACTCCTTTTCTGCGATACCGACCTGATTACCACCCAGATTTACTCACGCCATTACCTGGGGGTAGTGCCGCCCGTTTTATATGAACTTGAAAAGATGGTTGAATACGACCGCTACTTTCTGTTTGATGTGGATGTGCCCTGGGTGAGTGACGGCCTGCGCGACATTGGTGAACAAAGCAGACGACAACAGATGATCGAAATCTTTAAGTCGGAGTTAGACCGCAGAAGAATTGGTTACGTTCTCGTTCAGGGTGATTGGGAAGAACGTGAAAGCAT
- a CDS encoding type II toxin-antitoxin system RelE/ParE family toxin has product MGKKKIIWSNRAEEEFKNILEFYIERNKSISYSLKLIDSVEALTTLLVKNNYLGRLTENGTTRVLIKGNYLIFYEVHKSTIEIVSVWDNRQDPEKRFA; this is encoded by the coding sequence ATGGGTAAAAAGAAAATAATCTGGTCCAACCGGGCCGAAGAAGAATTTAAGAACATACTTGAATTTTACATTGAGCGAAACAAAAGCATATCCTACAGCCTTAAGCTGATTGATTCAGTGGAGGCATTGACAACCTTGCTTGTAAAAAATAATTACCTTGGTCGGCTAACCGAAAACGGCACAACCCGCGTACTTATCAAAGGCAATTACCTGATCTTTTACGAGGTTCATAAATCAACGATTGAAATTGTTTCAGTTTGGGATAATCGTCAGGATCCGGAAAAACGTTTTGCCTGA
- a CDS encoding nicotinamide mononucleotide transporter, with amino-acid sequence MSFFNISNTFFELWGYPMSYLEFFGTVAGFVAVYLASRANIWSWPIGIINVTLFFFLFYQVQLYPDMFLQVFFFVTNLLGWWRWAHPKPFEEDRKKELKVSYMPARQLLVLTVAGLAGTLLFGSLASRLHEWFPVIFNKPSAFPYLDSFVTVMSIITTFLMIQKKIESWIIWIVVDVVATYMYYMKEIKFVALEYLVFCFIAAYGLWNWRREYLSYDSSGQAKRFSGS; translated from the coding sequence ATGAGTTTCTTCAACATCAGCAACACCTTCTTCGAACTCTGGGGCTACCCCATGAGCTACCTGGAGTTTTTCGGCACGGTGGCAGGGTTTGTGGCGGTGTACCTGGCCTCACGCGCCAACATCTGGAGCTGGCCCATCGGCATCATCAACGTTACGTTGTTTTTCTTCCTGTTCTACCAGGTGCAGCTCTACCCCGATATGTTTTTGCAGGTTTTCTTTTTTGTAACCAACCTGCTGGGCTGGTGGCGGTGGGCACACCCCAAACCGTTTGAAGAAGACCGAAAGAAAGAACTGAAGGTTAGCTACATGCCTGCGCGGCAGTTGCTGGTGCTCACTGTCGCTGGGCTTGCCGGCACCTTGCTATTCGGCTCGCTGGCCAGCCGGTTGCACGAGTGGTTTCCGGTAATTTTCAACAAGCCGAGCGCCTTTCCGTACCTCGATTCATTTGTTACCGTGATGAGCATCATTACCACCTTTCTCATGATTCAAAAGAAAATTGAAAGCTGGATCATCTGGATTGTGGTGGATGTGGTGGCCACGTATATGTACTATATGAAGGAAATAAAATTTGTGGCCCTCGAATACCTTGTCTTTTGTTTTATCGCGGCCTACGGGTTATGGAACTGGCGGAGGGAGTATTTATCATACGATAGTAGCGGTCAGGCAAAACGTTTTTCCGGATCCTGA